One Bradyrhizobium sp. CCGB12 genomic window carries:
- the waaF gene encoding lipopolysaccharide heptosyltransferase II, with protein MNQDSQFSGRADRNDTRPILIIPYMWIGDFVRNHTVARVLKERWPNRPVDLLTTSLCAPLVDYMPGVRNGIVWDLPRGRLAIGRQFSLAKLLRERNYGTALVLPRTWKAAIAPALAGIPDRVGFVGEFRFGLINRWRWGEKKLPRFIDKNAALAQPDGAPLPAEWPVPQLRVPAEDIVRWRQANGLSAGAAVALAPGSVGVSKRWTSYPEAARLLVERGLEVWVVGGPAEKGLAREIVAAGGPGVRDLTGNDLRNGVLAMAAAGVAISNDSGLMHIAAALGTPTMGIFGPTSPYLWAPLNGLAATVVQDKSILSCQPCQSTICKMNDHRCMRDIAASEVVAIAQRVLGA; from the coding sequence ATGAATCAAGATTCGCAATTTAGTGGACGTGCAGACCGGAACGATACGCGCCCGATCCTGATCATTCCCTACATGTGGATCGGCGATTTCGTCCGGAATCACACCGTCGCGCGGGTGCTGAAGGAGCGCTGGCCGAATCGGCCGGTCGATCTCCTGACCACCTCGCTGTGCGCCCCGCTGGTCGATTACATGCCTGGCGTCCGCAATGGGATCGTCTGGGACCTGCCGCGCGGCCGGCTCGCCATTGGCCGCCAGTTCAGCCTGGCGAAGCTCCTGCGCGAGCGGAACTACGGCACTGCCCTGGTGCTGCCCCGGACCTGGAAGGCGGCTATCGCGCCTGCGCTGGCCGGGATCCCCGACCGGGTCGGCTTTGTCGGCGAATTCCGCTTCGGCCTCATCAACCGCTGGCGCTGGGGCGAGAAGAAGCTGCCACGCTTCATCGACAAGAACGCCGCCCTCGCCCAGCCCGACGGCGCGCCCCTTCCGGCGGAATGGCCGGTGCCGCAACTCCGCGTCCCCGCAGAGGACATCGTGCGCTGGCGGCAGGCCAATGGGCTCAGCGCCGGCGCGGCCGTGGCGCTGGCCCCCGGCTCCGTCGGCGTATCCAAGCGCTGGACCTCCTATCCCGAGGCCGCCCGGCTCCTGGTCGAGCGCGGACTGGAGGTCTGGGTGGTCGGCGGCCCCGCGGAAAAGGGCCTCGCCCGGGAAATCGTCGCCGCCGGCGGCCCGGGCGTACGCGACCTCACGGGCAACGATCTGCGCAACGGCGTACTCGCCATGGCCGCGGCCGGCGTCGCCATCTCCAACGATTCCGGCCTGATGCACATCGCAGCCGCGCTGGGCACGCCCACCATGGGCATCTTCGGCCCGACCAGTCCCTATCTCTGGGCGCCCCTCAACGGCCTTGCTGCGACCGTGGTCCAGGACAAGAGCATCCTGTCCTGCCAGCCCTGCCAGAGCACGATCTGCAAGATGAACGACCACCGCTGCATGCGCGATATCGCGGCAAGCGAGGTGGTGGCGATTGCGCAGCGGGTGCTCGGAGCTTGA
- the rfaD gene encoding ADP-glyceromanno-heptose 6-epimerase — translation MLLVTGGAGFIGSNVVAALNEAGRSDVVVCDFLGSDGKWRNLAKRQLVDIVPPAELLDWLKGRKLDAVIHLGAISETTATDGDLVIETNFRLSMRLLDWCTVNAVPFIYASSAATYGDGETGFDDDASLPALKKLRPMNLYGWSKHLFDLAVADRVARGDRLPPQWAGLKFFNVFGPNEYHKGSMMSVLARRFDDARAGRVVQLFKSHRDGIEDGDQRRDFIYVDDVVRVVMWLLATPSVSGLFNVGTGKARSFKDLMLAAYAALGARPNIEYIDMPETIRNSYQYFTQSKVDRLHRAGYNGGFTTLEDAVKAYVGDYLDRLDRFR, via the coding sequence ATGTTGCTGGTGACCGGCGGGGCCGGTTTTATCGGATCGAATGTCGTCGCCGCGCTCAACGAGGCCGGTCGCAGCGACGTCGTGGTCTGCGACTTCCTCGGCTCCGACGGCAAGTGGCGCAACCTCGCCAAGCGCCAGCTTGTGGATATCGTCCCTCCGGCCGAGCTGCTCGACTGGCTGAAGGGCCGCAAGCTCGATGCCGTGATCCATCTCGGGGCGATTTCCGAGACCACCGCGACCGACGGCGATCTCGTGATCGAGACCAATTTCCGCCTGTCGATGCGCCTCCTGGATTGGTGCACGGTGAATGCGGTGCCGTTCATCTATGCCTCGTCGGCGGCGACCTATGGCGATGGCGAGACAGGTTTTGACGACGACGCCTCGCTGCCGGCGCTGAAGAAGCTGCGGCCGATGAATCTCTACGGCTGGAGCAAGCACCTGTTCGATCTCGCGGTCGCCGACCGTGTCGCGCGCGGTGATCGGCTCCCGCCGCAATGGGCCGGGCTGAAATTCTTCAACGTGTTCGGCCCCAACGAATACCACAAGGGCTCGATGATGAGCGTGCTGGCGCGTCGCTTCGACGACGCGAGGGCGGGCCGCGTCGTGCAGCTGTTCAAGTCGCACCGCGACGGCATCGAAGACGGCGACCAGCGTCGCGATTTCATCTATGTCGACGACGTCGTGCGCGTCGTCATGTGGCTGCTCGCGACGCCGTCGGTCTCCGGCCTCTTCAATGTCGGCACCGGCAAGGCGCGCAGCTTCAAGGACCTGATGCTGGCAGCCTACGCCGCGCTCGGTGCCAGGCCCAACATCGAATACATCGACATGCCCGAGACCATCCGCAACAGCTATCAATACTTTACCCAGAGCAAGGTCGATCGCCTCCATCGCGCCGGCTATAACGGCGGCTTCACGACGCTCGAGGATGCGGTCAAGGCCTATGTCGGCGATTATCTCGACCGGCTCG